Genomic window (Streptomyces sp. LX-29):
GGCTCCGTCTGCCATTCGTAGAAGTCGGAGATCCACACCACGACGGTGTTGCGGGGCTCGGCGATCTTCGGCTGGGCGAGCGCCATGGCGACGGTGCCGTCGGTGCCACCCCCGAGGTTGGTGCGCAGCAGGGTCTCGAAGGGGTCGTGGACCCACGGGGTGAGGTCGAGCGCCTGTGTGTCGTACGCGATCAGGTGGACGTCCACCTTGGGCAGCCCGGCGAAGATCGACGCCAGGATGGTGCAGTTCACCATGGAGTCGACCATCGAGCCGGACTGGTCCACGACGACGATCAGCCGCTGGGGCGTGGTCTTGCGGACGGTGTGCCGGTAGTAGAGGCGGTCGACGTACAGCCGCTCCTCCTCCGGGCTCCAGTTGGTGAGGTTCTTCCAGATCGTGCGGTCGATGTCGAGGTTGCGGAACACCCGCTTGGGTGGGATGGAGCGGTCCAGGGCGCCTACCGTGGCCTTCTCCACCTGGGTGCGCAGCACTTCGGCGACCTCGTCGACGAAGCGGCGGATCAGGGCCTTGGCGTTGGCCAGGGCCACACCCGAGAGGTTGTTCTTGTCCCGCAGCAGCTGCTCGATCAGCGACATGCTCGGGGTCAGCCGCGCGGCGAGCTGGGGGTCGGCCAGCACCTCGCGCAGATGCATCCGCTTGACGAGGTCGGCCTCGAGGGCGCCGAGCTCCGGGCCGATCGCCGGGATCAGCCGGCTGAGGTCCGGTGTCGTGCCGCCACCGCCGGTGCCGGTCGGGCTGACGCCCGCTCCGGCCCCTCCCCCGGCGCGGCCGCCGCGCAGCTCGCCGGGCTTGCAGCCGAGCGCGCGCTCCAGCCAGCCGGCGTCGGACTGCCAGCGCGCCAGCTGTCCGGCGGTGACCGTGCCGGAGCCGGAGGCGAACACGTTGAGCAGCACCTTGGACACCAGCGCCGCGCGCCGTACCTCGGCGGCCCGGTCGCGGGCGCCGTCCTCGTCGGCCTCGGGCGCCATCAGGCCGTCGAACTCGGCGGCCAGCTCGGGGTGTCGCTGCACGATCGAGTCGACCGAGGCCTGCGGGTCCAGCAGCGCGGACGGCAGACCGATGTCCTCGACGACGGCGAGGCTCGCCGATTCCAGTGTGGCCTGCTCCTCGGGGTCGAAGAGGCGGGCGAGGAGTCTCCAGTACAGGGCCTGACGGCGGTTGTCGTGCGGGTCCACCTCGGGGTTGGCTGTCGTCGGCGCGGTCGCCGGTCCGGTGGTCTGCCCGGTGGTCCGTCCGATCGCCTGCCCGGCCGTCGGTTCGGCCGTCGGTTCGGTGCTGTGTTCCGTCGGTCGGGCCGTCGGCCCGGACGTCGAGTCGGTGGTGTGCTCGGTCATTTCCGCAGCAGCCTTCCGGCTCGCTCCCGCAGCACGGCCACGGCGTCGGTGGCGGCCTTCTCGGCCTTGACGCCCGCCTTGTCGGTGGTGCCGCCGGCCCACCCCCCGGCGTGGAGCGCGACGGTCTTCTTCCGCACGGTCGCCTCCACGGCCAGGGGCTGGACACGGAACGCCCCGGCGTCCCAGCGGAGCAGCCCGACGCACGCACCGGACGCCGCGACGGCCTCGGGGGTGAGCGGAGCGGCGGGGGGCATGCGGTCGGTGTCGACGACGAGCGGGTGTCCGGCGACGGT
Coding sequences:
- a CDS encoding VWA domain-containing protein: MTEHTTDSTSGPTARPTEHSTEPTAEPTAGQAIGRTTGQTTGPATAPTTANPEVDPHDNRRQALYWRLLARLFDPEEQATLESASLAVVEDIGLPSALLDPQASVDSIVQRHPELAAEFDGLMAPEADEDGARDRAAEVRRAALVSKVLLNVFASGSGTVTAGQLARWQSDAGWLERALGCKPGELRGGRAGGGAGAGVSPTGTGGGGTTPDLSRLIPAIGPELGALEADLVKRMHLREVLADPQLAARLTPSMSLIEQLLRDKNNLSGVALANAKALIRRFVDEVAEVLRTQVEKATVGALDRSIPPKRVFRNLDIDRTIWKNLTNWSPEEERLYVDRLYYRHTVRKTTPQRLIVVVDQSGSMVDSMVNCTILASIFAGLPKVDVHLIAYDTQALDLTPWVHDPFETLLRTNLGGGTDGTVAMALAQPKIAEPRNTVVVWISDFYEWQTEPLFESMAAIHRSGARFIPVGSVTSSGRGSVNPWFRERFKDLGTPVLSGHIRKLVHELKTFLA